Within the Scytonema millei VB511283 genome, the region GTAAATGGTTTAATTAACCAATTCACTACCAAAGTGAGAATTACGGGTTTGGGCGATCGCATTGCATTTGTTGCCTGAGTGAAGTCGATTTTCACCATGATTGGGTACATCATGAAAAATAGGCAAATAGCGATCGGAATCGACACCTGATAAATACTCATGGCATCAAGAGCCACTGCTACACCAGGAAATAACCTACCCAAAAGAATTCCGGCAATAATACACAGAAAAACCCAGACAGTCAGGTATTTTTCAAAAAAACTCAGACGGTTGACAATCGGCTTTGATGCAGAACGATTAATACTCATTTTTGCTTTAACAAAATCACTGCTTCTTGGGTAAAAACCGAAATTCCTGTAAGGGCGGGTTTATTGAGATCTTGGTATGGAAGTAAAGTTTGTTGGTGAACCCGCCCCTACGGTGCGTGACGAATGACAAATGACCAATGGCAAATAACTAATCATCTCCAGCTTTCCAGGCGATCGCTTTTTGGGGTTGCGGATCGGGTAATTTTAAGGAAATTGCCCCAGCAGCAAGTACGAACGCCATCGACACCCACAGACATCCTACTAAGCCAAACAACTGAAATATCAAACCAGATAGCACTGTACCCGCTAAGCGCCCACCAGAGTTAGCCATATAGTAGAAGCCAACATTTAATGCCACCTTGTCATCATCGGTGTAGGCAAGGACGAGATAGGAATGAATTGCTGAATTGAAGGCAAAGATAACCCCAAAAATTGCTAGTCCTACCACAATTGTTGAAGCTGGAGATACCCTAAGTTGAAGGGAAAGGGCGATCGCGGCGGGAATCCCACTCAGCACAAACGTCCAAATTTGAATCGTCCTTCCTTGGGGAGCCGCTCCCGAACCCAGCCAGCGCAGCAGATTGGGCGCTAAAAACTGTACTGTTCCGTAGCCAATCACCCAGCAAGCCATGAATCCCCCTACCTGCTCGAACGTCCAGCCAAGCGTGCTGTAGAGAAACACGGGGAGGGCAACTACAAACCAAACATCCCTCGCACCGAAGAGAAAGAAACGAGCCGCAGAGAGAATGTTAATCTCCCTACTTTTAGAAAAGAGTTGGGTAAATTTAACTTTCGCCTTAATCTTACCCATGCCTTGCGGCAGTAGTATACCCGTACCTAGAATGAGGCAAAGCCCACCTGCCATTATCAGTAGGGCATTGACAAAGCCAAATTGAGCCAGCAAAACGCTACCAACAAAAAAGCCAACTCCTTTCAAGGCATTTTTGGAGCCAGTTAATATAGCCACCCATTTAAATAGTGACGACTGTGCTTCCTGGGGTACGACTAAGCGGATCGCGCTCTTAGAACTCATCTTGGTTAAGTCCTTGGCAATCCCAGAAAAGGCTTGGGCGACCATAACGTAGGTGACTTGCATCCACACAGCCCATTCTGGATTGAGCAGCGCTAGCATAGCTAAAGCAAAAACTTGTAACCCGATCCCGCCGTAGAGAGTTAGCTTCAGACCAAATTGAGAACCGATCCAGCCTCCGAACAAATTGGTGACAACGCCAAAAATTTCGTAAAACAGAAACAGCATGGCGATTTGCAAAGGAGTGTAGCCCAGCAGATGAAAGTGCAGTAGCACCAACATCCGCAACGCTCCATCGGTAATCGTAAAGCCCCAGTAGGCAGCAGTCACGAGGGCGTAGTTACGCAAATTAGCTTTATTTCCAGCAGTGGAAGTCATGGTTGTTATGTGAAGTTAATAGCAACGGGCAATCTTGCGGGCAAGTTCAACCATGCGATTTGCATAGCCCCATTCGTTGTCATACCAGGCTAAAACTTTGACTTGTGTTTCATCGACGACCATTGTTGATAGTGCATCCACAACAGCCGATCGCGGGTCGTCTTTGTAATCTACAGAAACTAAGGGGCGTTCTTCGTAGCCGAGAATGCCTTTAAGTTCTCCTTCAGCCGCAGTTTTGAGCAAACCGTTAATTTCTTCTACTGTGGTGGGACGCGCGACTTCAAACACGCAATCGGTGAGGGAAGCATTTAATAACGGCACTCGCACTGCCAAACCGTTGAGCTTACCTTGCAGTTCGGGATAAATTAACCCGATTGCTGTAGCGGAACCCGTTGTCGTTGGAATTAAAGATAAACCCGTCGCTCGCGCCCGTCGCAAGTCTTTATGCGGCGCGTCTACGATTGTCTGCGTGTTGGTGTGGTCGTGGACTGTGGTAATGACTCCATGTCGAATTCCCAATCCTTCATGGATGACTTTTACAACTGGAGCCAGACAGTTTGTGGTACAGGAAGCCGCTGTGAGTAAGTGGTGCTTGTCATGTTCGTAGAGGCGATCGTTGATTCCCATAACGATGTTTAATGCCTCTTCCTTAACGGGTGCAGCCACGATGACTTTTTGCACTCCCCGCTTAAAATAAGATTCGAGTAAAGTTGGGGTGCGGAATTTACCAGAACACTCCAATACGAGATCGACTCCCAACTCATCCCACGGGACTTCTCCTGGTGTGGGGGACTCGCTGAAACTCAAATACTTGCCGTCAACGGAAATGCGATCGCCCTCTGCTGCTACTTCTGGTGTCCAACGACCGTGAACCGAATCAAATTTAAGTAAATGGGCAGCAGCGACTGCACCACCTTTAATTTCGTTGATATGTACGAAGTCTAGTTCCGACCATCCCCAGGCAGCCCTTAATGCTAATCGCCCAATTCTTCCAAAACCGTTGATGCCAACTCGAATTCCCATTACTTTACCTGGTTGTAGTTAAAATTTTGCTTGTCTGCGTAATAACTGCCCAATTGTCAAACCAATTTGGGATTTGCCTTCAAAGACAGTTCCCACTTTGCCTCGATTGAAGTAGATATAAGTCAGGCGATAGCCTTCCGCAGGTAAAGGGATGTAACCCACGGAGCTAACTAAAGTTGGCGCACGTTGAATATAGAAATCGACAAAACGCCGCACCGTAGGTTTAAGCTGAGCAGATCTGGCATTGACGTAGATAAACAAAGGTCGAGACAGAGGTTCGTACTGTGCCTTTTCTACTGCCTGTCGCGATGGTGAAACCGCACCTCTACCGCTATCTACCGCTAGAGCCTTCAGCTTATTCTGGTTTGCCTCATAATAAGCAAAGCCAAAGTATCCCAAAGCATTTGGATCTTTACTAATCCCTGCTACTAGTTCATCGTCATTTTCACTAGCTGTATAATCCTGGCGGCTGGCTCTGGCTTTACCGACTACTGCTTCAGTAAAATAATCAAACGTACCAGAATCTTTTCCAGCACCGTATAACTTTAAAGGGCGATCGCTCCATGCAGACCTGATTTGCTGCCAATTCGTAATTTTTCCCTCTGCCACTGGCTCCCACATCTTTTTCAGTTCGGCTACAGTAATATCTTTAGCCCAGGTATTTTGAGGATTAACAGCGATCGTCAGCGCGTCGTAGGCAACGGGTAGTTCGATATATCTAATTTTGTTGTTGTTGCAAGCTTCCATCTCGTCAGTGCGGATCGGTCTGGAAGCATCGCTAATATCTGTTTCTCCGGCACAAAACTTTTTAAACCCAGCACTCGTACCAGAAAAATTCACGAGCATCTGTGCGTTTTGACCCGCCTCAGTGGTTTTAAACTCCTCTGCTATCGCTTTGGTGATGGGGTAAACCGTGCTAGAACCATCTGTCTTAACTGTAGCTGCGGGTTCTGAATTATTCGCTTGAGCTAGCCTTAGCGGTTGTTTGGTTGGACTGACTGCGTTGGGCATTGCCATAGCAGTTGCGATCGCAACACCAAATCCTGCCAGGAAAATAGAAATACTGGCTATCGTTTTCATATGCCTCACCCCTACACTTGAAATCAATTTGCGATAGGGGAGTCTACCTTTCTATCATTTCAAAAAAAATTGATTTGTCAAGAGGGGTTATTTAACTCAAGCTGAGGGTGTATCCTCGCAGGGACGGGCAGGGAGCAATTGACTGAAGCGGCGATATTCTGATAAATATTGTTCTAATGCAACGAACTGCGATAAATTCAAGCTGTAGTAAATCCAGCGTCCTTCCTGACGCGATCGCACCAAATTTGCTTCCTTTAAGGTTTTGAGGTGAAAAGATAGCTTAGATTGAGCAATTCCCAGTGCCTCCGACAATTCACACACGCAAAGCTCTGAGGAGCGTAAAAGTTCTAGTATCCGAATGCGTAACGGCTCAGACAAGGCATGAAAACCAGATGCGATCGCGTCGGAGGTGACTGAGAAAGAAACTTGCATCAAATTTTATTGAAATTTACGTCTGATTATATGCTATTCTCTTTCGCGCAACACAGCTAGCATTTGTTGCTTAACGGCTCTTGCCCACAAGTCAAAGTTAAAATCTTCTCTATCGGCGATCGCTTGGTTGGCTAGACGATCGCGGTCTTTCTGGTGGTACTTGGCTTCGACTTTTGTATCTTTCATGATGGCAAACAAAATTGTAGTTTTATGAGTAATTTTACTTATGCATAAATTACTGTAATAAATCTTTACTGAAATGTAATTTATGCATTAGCATTGGTAAAAATAAACTATCAATGCCTTGGCGAAAAAACTTCTCTCCCTTGGCTGAGATCGCTGCTAGTATTATCAAATACAAAGTTATTGAGATCGACTGCTAACTCTCAAATTCCACTTTTAAGAAATTGCCTTTGCTCAATCAATGTAAAAAAAACTATAAAAACAATTGTTAATATTTTCTCCCAATACGTAGAACATTCAAATAATCAAAAATCAAAATAAATTATTTTGCAAAACATGAACTTATTGTGTCATCAACCCATACAGCTTTGAGCCTCATGGTTACGATTGTTGTTGCCATAAATTTGATTTTATCTGTGCTGCTTTGCTATCTAGCGCGACGAATTTGGCAAATTCGCTGCAAATTAGCACGGACGGCTGATACACTAATCGCGATCGAGCGTTGCACTCGTACCGTACTGCGCGACGCACCAGAAATAATTTATTGCGGACAAGACAGTATTTATCGCTTGAGGCAGAGTGGCGAACCATTGCAAATACAACTACAACAACTCAGGCAATTGATATCACTCTCGGTTATCGGATGGCAAACTTGGGCTAGAGTTCGGAATTCGGAATATCCCTTTGGAGCAGCAAGCTACAAAATTCGGAAGTCATAAATGCTTATTTATTAAACTTACTCATTGAGCCAAAGTAAGAACTTCATCGTACAGCATTTCACCCCAGCAGTGGCAAGAAAACCCAACAAACGATTGTTATGGTCGATCGCCCGATTCCCAAGCTGCTTGAAAGAAATCTCGTTCGCACAACATAGCATAGCGATAAGTTTTTTGTACGGTATCGGAGTTGCTAGTGTAGCGATCGCTCAATTTTTCGAGTTGTTGCGCTAGCTGCTCGAATTCTGGGCTGTTGTAGGTCCGAATCCAATCGCTGTACTGATGTGTGAGAATACTCTTAGTTGCCAACTTCTGTCCCAAATAAGCATAAAGTCTCATACAAGGTGACATAGCCACAGCCGTTAAACCCACATCTTGACTCCAAGCAGTAGCCGACAAAAAATCGATATAGCGACGAGTGGCTGTACCTGGTTCGACAGAATTAATATTGACTCCCCACGTGGCTGCATACCCTGCATGAAGCTGAAGTTCTTGCAGTACGCCCCCAGCTAAGCCGTGAAACAAATTAAATCCTTCCCAATCAGGTGCTTTAGCAGCGGCGATACTGTAGGCACGGGCAAAGGCTTCAAGGAAAAATGCATCTTGCCCGACATAGTAAGCAAACTTTTCTCGCTCCAAGCTTCCATCGGCTATACCCTGAACAAATGGATGATTTAGACAACCTTGAGCTAAATCCTCATTAATTTGCCACAATTCGCTGGATAGAGACATATAGGGAAGTTGTAAGTCGTAAGTTAGCGGTGATGGTAGTTGGTTGACAGTTGACGGTTGATGGTTGACGGTTGACGGTTGATGGTTGATGGTTGATGGTCACTGGTCACTAGTTAGGTTACAACAAAAACCTTAATAAAACTGAAGTTACACCACCGAGGAAGTTAAAGAAATTGGGTTTGCTCTTGGGTGTTTCTGTTTGCGGTGCTTGCAGTTGGTTTACAAAAGCTTGGGCGGTGTCATAGCCTTCATTATTTCTCTGTCGTAAAAATAACCATTTGGCGCGTTGAGCATCCTGCATCGCTCCCATTCGGTCTAGAAGTTGGTAGCGGGCAATACCTCGCGCCATGTAAGCTGGGGCGTATTTGTCGTTTAAGCTCAGAGCTTGATTGAAATAGCCAATTGCGCCTTTGGGGTCGCCTTTTTGTCCTTGAGCAATACCCCAGCGATAAAATTCTTCAGGCTTTGCTGCTTGGGTAGGAATGGCGATCGCTCCCTGCAAACTAGTACCGCTAAGATTAGCTGTCTCCAAGTCTACATTAGCTAAATAGGCATCGCGCAGATCGGCTCCACTCAAATCGGTTTGCTCCAACTTAGCACCACTCAGATTTGCGCCATACAGAGAAGCACCACTAAGGTTTGCACCGCTTAAGTCAGCTTCGCTCAAATTCGCCCGACTCAAATTAGCACCACTTAAATTTGCCCCCCGCAGATTCGCCCGACTTAAATTAGCTAAGACCAGACCCTCACCACTAAGATCGCATTCCTCGCACTGTTTTGTTGCCAGAAGTTGTCTAGTATGTTCTAGATCTCCCGCACGAGCTGGAGGCGCAAGGTGCAAAGCAGTCAAAACAGCAGTTATAGCGATGAGTTTAGCTTTCATAAGCAAAGGGATAGCGGAGCACAAGAGCGATCGCAGATGGACAATACATCTTAACCGAGAAATTCCCACACTCCACACTCCACACTCCTCACTACCCATTACCCCTTTTCAAAGTTTTCAAACTCAGCGTATAACAGCCCAGTCTACCTGGAATGCGCTGCCATCGTCCTTGGGTTGCTCCTCCCCAGAGGGTTTTACCAATCCGGTCTTTAGCTTTGACCAAGGCGCGTCCGTCAATGTCATCGCCGTATAACACTTTGGCAACTTTCTCAGTGGTAATCACTTCACCAGGATGCTCGTTCACCACCACTTCCACAGCCGCAGTCAAACTGAGATGATTGTATCGAGGCAGCATATCATCGCTTCTACCATGCCGCGACGGTCGCCGACGAGAACTTACGGGTAAGCGGGAGGTGTTAGCCGTGGCAGATTCGGAATCTGCTGTAGGTTCTACTAGGCTCAACTTGTAGGTATAGCAGGCTGGTTGATCTGGGACTTTTTCCCAAATCCCTTTATCCGTACCTTGTCCGAGGGTATCGTAGATCCTGGGTTTTTCTGCTTTGACTGCTTCTGCATCCATGTCACCATACAATGACCAGATGATATACTCTACAGTTAAAATCTTGCCCTGGTTTTCCTGCAACAGCTTTTCCACTGCTTGAATTTTCGTCAGATTCTGATATTCTGCCTTCATTGGAGTTTTAATAGCCGAGGGAGATCTGGCAGTATCCTCGCTCGTCTCTCCTACTTCCAGAGGTGTTTCGGCAACTTCTGTTTGGGGCTGTGGTTGGGCAAGTTCAGCTTCTGTTTGGGGCTGTGGTTGGGCAAGTTCAGCTTCTGCTTGGGGCTGTGGTTGGGTAAGTTCAGCTTCTGCTTGGGGCTGTGGTTGGGTAAGTTCAGCTTCTGCTTGGGGCTGTGGTTGGGTAAGGTCGGATAGAGGCTGGGAGAATGATTCGGGTTCGGGTGCAGTTATACCAGATAGGGTTTGCCGTGGCTGTTCTTCAAAAGCAGTCGTTGGCAGCTCAAATGCATGTTGCATTGGAGGTAAGCTCACTTGGTCTGCGAGGAGAGCATTAACGTGAGTTATTTGTTCTCTGGCGTGGGCTGCTTGGCGTTGGTTCGCTTCTAGTTGAGCATGACATTGCGATCGCATATTGACTAGGCTTTGTACAAACTGTTGATTTTCTACCAACTGTGCTACTAGTAACCCGTTGACATGCGACAATTGCTCTTTGAAGCGAGCTACCTGTTTCTCAGACTCTACGAGCTGGGTGTGGTAAAGCTCTTTCAGAGCAATTAAGTTTTCGATTAAGTGTTGAAGTTGTCTATGAAGAGGCATTTTTTTCAGTATTGAACTCCTTTCTAGTTAGCATATTGGATACACCATAGCCAGGTTTTGTTTGTCATGCCATCCAAAAAGGTTTTTGTTCGAGAGTACACTGTCCGCGCCCACGAACGTACAATTCATACTCGGTTATATAAATTCATCTGCCAGCAATGCAGTCAACCCACGGAACGGGAGAGTTATGGTCCTAGACCTCTGTATTGTGAAACTTGCCGTCCTCCCATGTCTCGTATGGTGGAAGACCCGAAACACAAAAAGAAAAAACCCAGACCCGTTCTGGTTAAGCAGGCAAAAAAAGCTCGGGCTAGGTAGTTATCAGTTGTCAGTTATCAGTTGTCAGTTGTCAGTTGTCAGTTGTTGATTTTCGACTAACTCCTAACTACTGACAACTAACCGCTAACTATGATTCGACTTTGACTCCACGCCAGAAAGCAATGTAACCCTCAATATTTTTTGCCTTCTCTTTGGCTGTGGGATAGTACCAAGCAGCATCTTTGTTGACCTGTCCATCAACGACAACATTGTAGTAACTGGCGGTTCCTTTCCAAGGGCAAGTCGTATGGGTGGAAGATTCTTGAAAATACTGCTTGTCGATCGCATCGGGAGGGAAGTAGTGGTTGCCCTCAACGATCTCTGTTTTGGAGCTTTCAGCTAAGACAGCTCCATTCCAAGTTGCTTTTGCCATAGTTAATTATTTTGCTTCAATTCACAAACTCTTCAGATCTCATTATGACTCCATTGAGAACGGTTATCAGGGAGTAGGGAGTAGGGAGTAGGGAAGCAGGGAGGAAGAGAGAGTCGCCCAGATGAGGGAGCGATCGGGAGCTGAGGGAGCAAGACAATTCACGCATTCACGCATTAATTCCGAATTCCGAATTCCGAATTCTCTCCACTACACCCCACACCCTACACCCTTTCTTCACTGTCAACCGTCAACTGTCAACCGTCAACTATCAACCGTCAACTGTCAACCGTCAACTAACAACCAACAATTCATTCCTCTTCGTCATCGAAATAAAAAGGAGGTGATTTGAGACGATTTTCTTCTGGGATGACTGTATCTTTGTTGAAGTCGCTATCTGAATTTTTGTTGAAGTATGTGGGTAATGGCTGTCTTGATTCTGCTGGAAGGCGATCGCGACTATGGCGATTAGGGGTGCTACGGGTGAAATTTTTCCAGGCTGCTTTTACACCTGTGAAGACGCTACGAGTATTCACCTCAACGCTTCTTGCTTGTTCCTTGGCTCGATCTAAACTGCGATCGACTTGTTTTGCAATTTGTGCCGCACTTTTTACCCCGTCACTCACATCATCGGTTAAATCGCTAATTTCTAACCCTGTCAAGCGAATGGCTTCTAAAGTTGGAGGCAAATCTCGTTTGAGCGTATCGAAGAGTTTTTCGGCACTGCGGGCTGCCCGTGCTAATTCATGAAAAGCTGGCACGGCTGCCACCAAAACTGCTGTAAGGCTAATAGCAACTAGCAGTAGTGACAGTCCGAGCCAAAATAGAGGATCGATCGCAGTAGCACTACGGGCGATCTGTATAAGCAGTACGGGAATCGGAAGTAATCTCATTATTTTGCCGTTTGATGGCTTGACGCTCTTGCTGACTGGCTTCAACCCCAGCCGCGATCGCCTCTCGCAATCGTTCTAATGTATCATCCCAACTACGTAATGCCGATCCTGAAAGACGGTCTGCCTGGAGTTGCACGCTAGTCGATAAGTCTTCTGCTAGTTCTGGGATAGCATTAGCAGATTTTTTCAACAACTGTCGCGCTTCTCGTCCGCTACGTGGGGCGATTAACATTCCAGTTAAAGTGCCGACGGCAGCACCTAATAAAAAACCGCCGATAAAGACTCCTGAACGGTTGTTAGGCATATATGAGGGTTTTCTCTCTACACTCATTGTAAGGTCAGTTGTCAGTTGTCAGTTGTCAGTTATCAGTTATCAGTTGTCAGTGGAGAGTGACTAGTAGCTAGAATTGCTCCGCGACTCTCCCTCAGCCTCCTCAGCTGGGCGACTCTCTCTTCTTCCCCTCACTCCTCACTTCTCACTCCTTGCCCCTCATCTCGTATATCGATGCTTGACTCCTATAGGGAAGTACTCTGGATCTCCGGTGGGGGCGAGGGAGATTTGGGGGATTTGATATTCAGGGGGGACGTAGTTAGCAAATTCGCTGTTGAGTCGGAGCAATTGCGCGTG harbors:
- the arsJ gene encoding organoarsenical effux MFS transporter ArsJ, encoding MTSTAGNKANLRNYALVTAAYWGFTITDGALRMLVLLHFHLLGYTPLQIAMLFLFYEIFGVVTNLFGGWIGSQFGLKLTLYGGIGLQVFALAMLALLNPEWAVWMQVTYVMVAQAFSGIAKDLTKMSSKSAIRLVVPQEAQSSLFKWVAILTGSKNALKGVGFFVGSVLLAQFGFVNALLIMAGGLCLILGTGILLPQGMGKIKAKVKFTQLFSKSREINILSAARFFLFGARDVWFVVALPVFLYSTLGWTFEQVGGFMACWVIGYGTVQFLAPNLLRWLGSGAAPQGRTIQIWTFVLSGIPAAIALSLQLRVSPASTIVVGLAIFGVIFAFNSAIHSYLVLAYTDDDKVALNVGFYYMANSGGRLAGTVLSGLIFQLFGLVGCLWVSMAFVLAAGAISLKLPDPQPQKAIAWKAGDD
- a CDS encoding ArsJ-associated glyceraldehyde-3-phosphate dehydrogenase, with the translated sequence MGIRVGINGFGRIGRLALRAAWGWSELDFVHINEIKGGAVAAAHLLKFDSVHGRWTPEVAAEGDRISVDGKYLSFSESPTPGEVPWDELGVDLVLECSGKFRTPTLLESYFKRGVQKVIVAAPVKEEALNIVMGINDRLYEHDKHHLLTAASCTTNCLAPVVKVIHEGLGIRHGVITTVHDHTNTQTIVDAPHKDLRRARATGLSLIPTTTGSATAIGLIYPELQGKLNGLAVRVPLLNASLTDCVFEVARPTTVEEINGLLKTAAEGELKGILGYEERPLVSVDYKDDPRSAVVDALSTMVVDETQVKVLAWYDNEWGYANRMVELARKIARCY
- a CDS encoding PstS family phosphate ABC transporter substrate-binding protein; its protein translation is MKTIASISIFLAGFGVAIATAMAMPNAVSPTKQPLRLAQANNSEPAATVKTDGSSTVYPITKAIAEEFKTTEAGQNAQMLVNFSGTSAGFKKFCAGETDISDASRPIRTDEMEACNNNKIRYIELPVAYDALTIAVNPQNTWAKDITVAELKKMWEPVAEGKITNWQQIRSAWSDRPLKLYGAGKDSGTFDYFTEAVVGKARASRQDYTASENDDELVAGISKDPNALGYFGFAYYEANQNKLKALAVDSGRGAVSPSRQAVEKAQYEPLSRPLFIYVNARSAQLKPTVRRFVDFYIQRAPTLVSSVGYIPLPAEGYRLTYIYFNRGKVGTVFEGKSQIGLTIGQLLRRQAKF
- a CDS encoding ArsR/SmtB family transcription factor, coding for MQVSFSVTSDAIASGFHALSEPLRIRILELLRSSELCVCELSEALGIAQSKLSFHLKTLKEANLVRSRQEGRWIYYSLNLSQFVALEQYLSEYRRFSQLLPARPCEDTPSA
- a CDS encoding TenA family protein; translation: MSLSSELWQINEDLAQGCLNHPFVQGIADGSLEREKFAYYVGQDAFFLEAFARAYSIAAAKAPDWEGFNLFHGLAGGVLQELQLHAGYAATWGVNINSVEPGTATRRYIDFLSATAWSQDVGLTAVAMSPCMRLYAYLGQKLATKSILTHQYSDWIRTYNSPEFEQLAQQLEKLSDRYTSNSDTVQKTYRYAMLCERDFFQAAWESGDRP
- a CDS encoding pentapeptide repeat-containing protein yields the protein MKAKLIAITAVLTALHLAPPARAGDLEHTRQLLATKQCEECDLSGEGLVLANLSRANLRGANLSGANLSRANLSEADLSGANLSGASLYGANLSGAKLEQTDLSGADLRDAYLANVDLETANLSGTSLQGAIAIPTQAAKPEEFYRWGIAQGQKGDPKGAIGYFNQALSLNDKYAPAYMARGIARYQLLDRMGAMQDAQRAKWLFLRQRNNEGYDTAQAFVNQLQAPQTETPKSKPNFFNFLGGVTSVLLRFLL
- a CDS encoding DUF427 domain-containing protein; this encodes MAKATWNGAVLAESSKTEIVEGNHYFPPDAIDKQYFQESSTHTTCPWKGTASYYNVVVDGQVNKDAAWYYPTAKEKAKNIEGYIAFWRGVKVES
- a CDS encoding YtxH domain-containing protein, whose translation is MPNNRSGVFIGGFLLGAAVGTLTGMLIAPRSGREARQLLKKSANAIPELAEDLSTSVQLQADRLSGSALRSWDDTLERLREAIAAGVEASQQERQAIKRQNNEITSDSRTAYTDRP